From a single Streptomyces misionensis genomic region:
- the folC gene encoding bifunctional tetrahydrofolate synthase/dihydrofolate synthase, producing MSDLPHDDNGRPDPLDSFEEIIEAETTRDPDLAVIEAGSRTLRTQGGAPTADVPARPEDPEVDKALREVEAELATRWGETKLEPSVGRIAALMDVLGEPQRSYPSIHITGTNGKTSTARMIEALLGAFELRTGRYTSPHVQSITERISLDGAPMSAERFVETYRDIKPYVEMVDAAQEYRLSFFEVLTGMAYAAFADAPVDVAVVEVGMGGSWDATNVIDADVAVVTPIALDHTDRLGETPAEIAGEKAGIIKQDATVILAQQPVDAAQVLLKKAVEVNATVAREGLEFGVVARQVAVGGQLLTLRGLGGEYHEVYLPLHGAHQAHNAAVALAAVEAFFGVGAQRAEPLDIDTVRKAFAAVSSPGRMEVVRRSPTVVLDAAHNPAGAEVTAEAVREAFDFSRLIGVVGASGDKDVRGLLEAFEPIFAEIVVTQNSSHRAMDADELAAIAVEVFGDERVQVEPRLPDALEAAITLAEEEGEFAGGGVLVTGSVITVGEARLLLGKG from the coding sequence GTGAGCGACCTCCCGCACGACGACAACGGCCGGCCCGACCCCCTCGACTCCTTCGAGGAGATCATCGAGGCCGAGACCACCCGCGACCCCGACCTCGCCGTGATCGAGGCCGGCAGCCGTACCCTCCGGACGCAAGGGGGAGCGCCGACGGCCGACGTGCCCGCGCGCCCCGAGGACCCCGAGGTCGACAAGGCGCTGCGCGAGGTCGAGGCCGAGCTGGCCACCCGCTGGGGCGAGACCAAGCTGGAGCCCTCGGTCGGCAGGATCGCCGCGCTGATGGACGTGCTGGGCGAGCCGCAGCGCTCGTACCCCTCGATCCACATCACGGGCACCAACGGCAAGACCTCCACCGCCCGCATGATCGAGGCCCTCCTCGGCGCCTTCGAACTGCGCACCGGCCGCTACACCAGCCCGCACGTCCAGTCGATCACCGAGCGGATCAGCCTGGACGGCGCCCCGATGAGCGCCGAGCGGTTCGTCGAGACCTACCGGGACATCAAGCCGTACGTCGAGATGGTGGACGCCGCCCAGGAGTACCGGCTGTCCTTCTTCGAGGTGCTCACCGGCATGGCGTACGCCGCCTTCGCGGACGCCCCGGTCGACGTCGCCGTCGTCGAGGTCGGCATGGGCGGCTCCTGGGACGCCACGAACGTGATCGACGCCGATGTCGCGGTCGTCACCCCGATCGCCCTGGACCACACCGACCGCCTCGGCGAGACCCCCGCGGAGATCGCCGGCGAGAAGGCCGGGATCATCAAGCAGGACGCGACCGTCATCCTGGCCCAGCAGCCGGTGGACGCCGCCCAGGTGCTGCTGAAGAAGGCCGTGGAGGTCAACGCCACCGTGGCCCGCGAGGGCCTGGAGTTCGGCGTCGTCGCCCGCCAGGTGGCCGTCGGCGGGCAGCTGCTCACCCTGCGCGGCCTCGGCGGCGAGTACCACGAGGTGTACCTCCCGCTGCACGGCGCCCACCAGGCGCACAACGCGGCCGTGGCGCTCGCCGCGGTGGAGGCGTTCTTCGGCGTCGGCGCCCAGCGCGCCGAGCCGCTGGACATCGACACCGTCCGCAAGGCGTTCGCCGCCGTCTCCTCCCCGGGCCGCATGGAGGTCGTACGGCGTTCCCCCACCGTCGTCCTGGACGCGGCGCACAACCCGGCCGGAGCCGAGGTCACCGCCGAGGCGGTGCGCGAGGCGTTCGACTTCAGCCGGCTGATCGGCGTGGTCGGCGCGAGCGGCGACAAGGACGTACGGGGGCTGCTGGAGGCCTTCGAGCCGATCTTCGCGGAGATCGTCGTCACCCAGAACTCCAGCCACCGCGCCATGGACGCGGACGAACTGGCCGCCATCGCCGTCGAGGTCTTCGGCGACGAGCGGGTCCAGGTCGAGCCGCGGCTGCCCGACGCCCTGGAGGCCGCGATCACGCTGGCCGAGGAGGAGGGCGAGTTCGCGGGCGGCGGGGTGCTGGTCACCGGTTCCGTCATCACGGTCGGCGAGGCCCGGCTGCTGCTGGGCAAGGGCTGA
- a CDS encoding valine--tRNA ligase: MTDNAQQQPPAPDTELPTQYAPADVEGPLYERWVERGYFEADAKSDKPPYTVVIPPPNVTGSLHLGHAFEHTLIDALTRRKRMQGHETLWQPGMDHAGIATQNVVERELGKEGKSRHDLGREAFVERVWKWKGESGGQISGQMRRLGDGVAWSRERFTMDEGLSQAVQTIFKRLYDDELIYRAERIINWCPRCLTAISDIEVEYQDDDGELVSMKYGDGDDTIVVATTRAETMLGDTAVAVHPEDERYKHLVGKLIKLPLTDRSIPVVADAHVDPEFGTGAVKVTPAHDPNDFEIGQRHDLPSITVMDEHAVITVHGPFQGMDRLEARSAIVAALRAEGRIVAEKRPYVHSVGHCSRCKTTIEPRLSMQWWVKVGPLAKAAGDAVRDGKVKIHPQEMEKRYFDWVDNLHDWCISRQLWWGHRIPVWYGPDGEVVCVGPGEEPPAGEGWHQDTDVLDTWFSSGLWPFSTLGWPEQTESLAKFYPNSVLVTGYDILFFWVARMMMFGLYAMDGTPPFHTIALHGMVRDQFGKKMSKSFGNAVNPLDWMDKYGSDALRFTLARGANPGVDVPIGEDWVQGSRNFANKIWNATRFALMNGATVQGPLPEPSAMSATDRWILSRLNSVVAEVDAYYEDFQFAKLSDTLFHFAWDEVFDWYVELSKTVFQAGGEPAEVSKRVLGEVLDVTLKLLHPVVPFVTETLWTTLTGGESVVIAEWPADSGFRDAAAEQEISALQSVITEVRRFRADQGLQPGQRVPARLSLDGTALAPHEAAIRQLLRLQPEGDSFTATATLPIAGAEVALDLSGTIDVAAERKRLAKDLAAAEKEKAQATAKLGNEAFLAKAPENVVDKIRTRLSKADEDIARIQAQLEKLPQA, encoded by the coding sequence GTGACCGACAACGCTCAGCAGCAGCCACCCGCGCCCGACACCGAACTGCCGACCCAGTACGCGCCGGCCGATGTAGAGGGGCCGCTGTACGAGCGCTGGGTAGAGCGGGGCTACTTCGAGGCGGACGCGAAGAGCGACAAGCCGCCGTACACCGTCGTCATCCCGCCGCCCAACGTCACCGGCTCGCTCCACCTGGGCCACGCCTTCGAGCACACCCTCATCGACGCCCTGACCCGCCGCAAGCGGATGCAGGGCCACGAGACGCTGTGGCAGCCCGGCATGGACCACGCCGGCATCGCCACCCAGAACGTGGTCGAGCGCGAGCTCGGCAAGGAGGGCAAGTCCCGCCACGACCTGGGCCGCGAGGCCTTCGTGGAGCGCGTCTGGAAGTGGAAGGGCGAGTCCGGCGGCCAGATCTCCGGCCAGATGCGCCGCCTCGGCGACGGCGTCGCCTGGTCCCGCGAGCGCTTCACCATGGACGAGGGCCTCTCCCAGGCCGTCCAGACCATCTTCAAGCGCCTGTACGACGACGAGCTGATCTACCGCGCCGAGCGCATCATCAACTGGTGCCCGCGCTGTCTGACGGCCATCTCGGACATCGAGGTCGAGTACCAGGACGACGACGGCGAACTCGTCTCCATGAAGTACGGCGACGGGGACGACACCATCGTCGTCGCCACCACCCGCGCCGAGACGATGCTCGGCGACACCGCCGTCGCCGTCCACCCCGAGGACGAGCGCTACAAGCACCTGGTCGGCAAGCTCATCAAGCTGCCGCTGACCGACCGCTCCATCCCGGTCGTCGCCGACGCCCACGTCGACCCGGAGTTCGGCACCGGCGCCGTCAAGGTGACCCCGGCGCACGACCCGAACGACTTCGAGATCGGCCAGCGCCACGACCTGCCGTCCATCACCGTGATGGACGAGCACGCCGTCATCACCGTGCACGGCCCCTTCCAGGGCATGGACCGCCTGGAGGCCCGCTCCGCCATCGTCGCCGCGCTGCGCGCCGAGGGCCGGATCGTCGCCGAGAAGCGCCCCTACGTCCACTCCGTCGGCCACTGCTCGCGCTGCAAGACCACCATCGAGCCGCGCCTGTCCATGCAGTGGTGGGTCAAGGTCGGCCCGCTCGCCAAGGCCGCGGGCGACGCGGTCCGCGACGGCAAGGTCAAGATCCATCCGCAGGAGATGGAGAAGCGGTACTTCGACTGGGTCGACAACCTCCACGACTGGTGCATCTCGCGCCAGCTGTGGTGGGGCCACCGGATCCCGGTGTGGTACGGCCCCGACGGCGAAGTCGTCTGCGTCGGCCCCGGCGAGGAGCCGCCCGCCGGCGAGGGCTGGCACCAGGACACCGACGTCCTCGACACCTGGTTCTCCTCCGGCCTGTGGCCCTTCTCCACCCTGGGCTGGCCCGAGCAGACCGAGTCGCTCGCGAAGTTCTACCCGAACTCGGTCCTGGTCACCGGCTACGACATCCTCTTCTTCTGGGTCGCCCGGATGATGATGTTCGGCCTGTACGCGATGGACGGCACCCCGCCGTTCCACACCATCGCCCTGCACGGCATGGTCCGCGACCAGTTCGGCAAGAAGATGTCGAAGTCCTTCGGCAACGCGGTCAACCCGCTGGACTGGATGGACAAGTACGGCAGCGACGCGCTGCGCTTCACCCTGGCCCGCGGCGCCAACCCGGGCGTGGACGTGCCGATCGGCGAGGACTGGGTCCAGGGCTCGCGCAACTTCGCCAACAAGATCTGGAACGCGACCCGCTTCGCGCTGATGAACGGCGCGACGGTCCAGGGCCCGCTGCCGGAGCCGTCGGCCATGTCGGCGACGGACCGCTGGATCCTGTCCCGCCTCAACTCGGTGGTCGCCGAAGTCGACGCCTACTACGAGGACTTCCAGTTCGCGAAGCTCTCCGACACCCTCTTCCACTTCGCGTGGGACGAGGTCTTCGACTGGTACGTCGAGCTGTCCAAGACCGTCTTCCAGGCGGGCGGCGAGCCGGCCGAGGTCTCCAAGCGGGTCCTGGGCGAGGTCCTGGACGTCACCCTGAAGCTGCTGCACCCGGTGGTCCCGTTCGTCACGGAGACCCTGTGGACGACGCTGACGGGCGGCGAGTCCGTCGTCATCGCCGAGTGGCCGGCCGACAGCGGCTTCCGTGACGCGGCCGCCGAGCAGGAGATCTCCGCGCTCCAGTCGGTCATCACCGAGGTCCGCCGCTTCCGCGCCGACCAGGGCCTCCAGCCGGGTCAGCGGGTTCCGGCCCGGCTGTCCCTGGACGGCACGGCGCTCGCCCCGCACGAGGCGGCCATCCGCCAGCTGCTGCGCCTCCAGCCCGAGGGCGACTCCTTCACGGCGACGGCCACCCTGCCGATCGCCGGGGCGGAGGTCGCGCTGGACCTCTCCGGCACGATCGACGTCGCCGCCGAGCGCAAGCGGCTGGCCAAGGACCTCGCCGCCGCCGAGAAGGAGAAGGCCCAGGCCACGGCCAAGCTCGGCAACGAGGCCTTCCTCGCCAAGGCCCCGGAGAACGTGGTGGACAAGATCCGCACCCGCCTCTCCAAGGCCGACGAGGACATCGCCCGCATCCAGGCCCAGCTGGAGAAGCTGCCGCAGGCGTAG